The Eschrichtius robustus isolate mEscRob2 chromosome 16, mEscRob2.pri, whole genome shotgun sequence DNA segment AGTAGTGTGTAGACTAATATACTGGTGTACATCCCGTACCTTTGTTGCTGATTTGGAGCCTCAacagagctattttttttttttttggctgactgATATATTGACGTCTTTCCATTGACAGTACAACCGAGTCAACCTCAGGGGTTTCCAGGTCCTGGTCCTTGAAGCCCTGGGTTTCCTGGAGGTGCTCCTGGGGCTGCCCGGGGGGCCCTCGTGGCTCTGGCTTCCCCACTTTGGCTCAACTTGAGGGACTTAgcttttatctgttttacatttagggGTTTTGGCTCAGATCATCTATATAAAAAAGTTTCCTCTCACTAATAGATCAACTCACTACCTATGAAAGGCAGAAAACTGTGCCATCCTTTGAAacagctgtgtagtattccagaTAACGGTTGTACTGTTGGTGTTTAGCCAGTCTCCTCATCTTGGGCACCAAGGTTGCTTTTGGGTTTTTTGCTAGCGTGTGCAGTGCTGTGGTAACGATCCTTACCACTTGCATTTCCTGCTGTGAAGCCTGAGGGTACCACATGCACTGGCATTATGACACATGTGAAGTTCACAAAGATCTCTTCCAGACaccttaaaaacagttaaaaaaatttcttttgagcTTAGTATTTATCagctaagtgaatgaatgagtcagaAGCTTCTGTTCCTTTTCCCACCACTGAGTCTATCCACAGACTTCCCAACAACTGATTTGAGTGGTTCCTGCCCCCTAATTTCTCTTCAGTAGAAGCAGGAAAATGCCCAAGTTTAACTTGTAGGAAGAGGTGGCAGAAGCAAAGAGTGTGTGGATCAAATGGTTTGGGTTCTTTTACTCCTAGAAGTTGCAAAAATGGAACCAAAGCCATTTGCCTTTAGAGGACACTTCCTGGGGCTGTAGTACGTGGGACGTTAAGGGAGATACCAGAAGTGTATAAAATGGGACGGGAGATGTCCCACTTGCCAGGGCTGAAAATGGAGAGCTTTTGCCTTTGAAAAATGAGGTATCCTGCAGAATACCCGGGCTTCCAATCTTTAGGTAGAGATAAAACACCCTGCCCCTCACCCGTGGAGCAGCTTTTTTACCAAGCCGACTGAGCTACGAGAGTCTGTTCCCTTCATGTATCTAACCTGTATCTACCCTGGCGTGTAGGGGTGGTGCAGGGAGGGGCCACCAGGGCTTGTGAAGAGGGGAGCTTGGaacgggaagggaagggaagggaagggaagggaagggaagggaagggaagggaagggaagggaagggaagggaggtggaGCCTGGGGGCAGCGGCCGTGCGGGCAGGAAATCTTGTTTCAGGTGAGGTGAAACAATGACATCTTTTTATTTCACAGCTGGCATCACTCAAATATGGGCAGGgtatcaattttttttaccttattttGCATTTGTCCATTTCCCCCCTCTCTTGGCTTGTTTCTAATAGTTTCTACATTGAAAGAAATTGGATTAAACTGCAGAATGGATTTGTTGATTTAATCCAGAGGCACTTTGTATACTGGTGTGTCATTTTCTGTTTCAGTTTGTCATGAAGACCACTCAGAGATAAAAAGCCCTTTCATGGAGAGCAAGGCTCAGGGAGTGAAATGAAATCAGAGATGGTGTCAAGGCCCAGGGTGTGGCCTCAGGTGTGCCTGTCCCCTGGGACAGTcacttctctctgggcctcagtttccttggagGTAGAAGGACCACCACTCCCCGCCACATGTTTTTGTAGGATGTATAGAAAGTGGGGAGAGGCTTGTGTCCACATCTTTGCACGTTAGCTCTTTTCCTCGGTCCTGacgttttatttctattttattattttgttgcatttattttttgtgggaAGACTCAGGGTGTAAATAAGTAAGCACATCCACCGTTTCTTCCTTAGATCCCCGTGCTCCTGTTGGCTTTGTGCTTGGGGTAGATCTCCTTCACATACTCCCCCTGGAAGGAGCAACTTTTCTGTGCCCTGCTGATGTGACTGACCCAAGAACCTTCCAGAGAATCCGAGAACTGCTTCCTGCTGGGAGAGCGGATGTGATTCTGAGTGACATGGCACCCAACGCCACGGGGATCCGGGGCCTCGACCACGACAGGCTCATTAGCTTGTGCTTGTCCCTTCTGGACATGGCTCCAGAAGTCCTGCACCGTGGGGGAACATTCCTGTGTAAAACCTGGGCTGGAAGTCAGAGCCATCGGTTACAGAAGAGACTGACAGAGGAATTCCAGAAAACAAGGACTGTAAAACCTGAAGCCAGCAGGAAAGAATCATCAGAGGTGTACCTCTTGGCCACACAGTAccgaagagggaagggggaaggtctGTGAAGGAATGAGAGTTTCATCTGCTGTTTCTGGTTCTTTTTCACTGCAAATGTAGCTTGAGCCCTTTCCTGAAGTGTGGCTGGGGAGATCCGAGCTTGATCTGGGATGCAGCGGGCAGGACAAATGGGGGACCTTTTTTTAAGCCTAAAAGATATGACAAAACTATATTCAGTGTCCAAGACATATGATAAAAAAAGTCTCTATAACATGATTCGTGAAGAGGAAGAGATAGGCAGAGATTAAAGGATGAAAAGGCAGACTGAGGGAAGGATAAAAACACTCGGAGGCAGAGAAACATACACACGGACACCTTTATGTAACTTTCTCTTCATACCCACGTTAGTATGTTACAGAGAAACAGGCTTCCACCCTTGCTCCGAAACAACCCACAGGTTTCCAGGTGTTATTTTGGGTTTACCGTGTAATGTAGAAAAAATCTGAAGTTTCAGTCTGGGGATTTGTGTCCATCTCTCTGGCAAATGATCTGGAAATACATCCATTCTTCAAGCAGTGAGAGTTCTCAGAACAATTAGGGAAGACATTTGGTATGAATTATGCATGGGGTGGGTGTGCTTTGTTTTCTCACTGGAACTGTTGCTGTAATACTCCAGCCTCCAAAGACTTAAAGGTAAGTGCCAAAGCAAGCAGAGAAGTGGTGTGTTCGTTTATTTCCTTTTACTCTTCCAGGAACTCGATGCAACTTTACAGAACAATATAGGTCGTATTATTTTATGGAATTTCCATGTTTTTAAGTTtgtcttttgaaaaattaatttcttcaaaACCATTTCCTGGAGGTGTGCTCATCCCTTAAGAAGAGTTTATTGATTGTAATGATGATTAAATgtgtagactgaaaaaaaaatgcaccaccTAAAAgttaagagttatgttttatttggtggacaaaactgaggacttaagcccggacacagcatctcagataactctgagagaTTGCTCCAAAGAGGCAAGGGGGAGCCAGGATCTATAGGAGTTTTAGCAgcaaagaccaggtagttggaacatcaaatgATCACTGTTAAAAGAAAGcaagacatctcaagttaaggaatttagtgcttttctacgtTTGGGAAGATGTCAGAGTcggggctcactgaaatcattcctttgatgtgcacctcagctctctggggccagcgTCCTGAGTTTCCTCGGTGTGCCGTTGGGGTGGCAGGGGCGGTGAGGTGGTGGCTGCAGTGTCTGACGGCGGGCTTGCTGTTTCCATCCCGAGTTCCCTGGGCTCACCCTCAGGGGTGGCTGTAGTGGCTGGTGACCGGAACGTCTTTTATTTACTGATACGGCAGGCAGCAGTTTTAGTTTACAAATGCGAAGGATCGCTGGGGGAAGGAATAGATACCCAGGAACCTCCATAGGGTCCTAGGGTAGTCCAGATCACTGAAGTAGGCTGCAGGCCcgactttttaaattttgttttatttgcgcTCGCAGTCCGCTAATGTAGCCCAGAGAGCCTCCTGTCCTGCTTGCACCTCCCCATCCCGTTTCTCTCCGGCCACACAAACTTGTGTTTTATTCTCTGGAAGAAGGGAATTCGGTGCAGACCCTCGGGCGCTtagcagggggcggggaggaggag contains these protein-coding regions:
- the MRM2 gene encoding rRNA methyltransferase 2, mitochondrial, which gives rise to MARSLKLVWASFPRQRFRTGGSCLKGRTGAEHLWLMRHLRDPFVKAAKVESYRCRSAFKLLEVNERHRILRPGLRVLDCGAAPGAWSQVAVQSVNAAGTDPRAPVGFVLGVDLLHILPLEGATFLCPADVTDPRTFQRIRELLPAGRADVILSDMAPNATGIRGLDHDRLISLCLSLLDMAPEVLHRGGTFLCKTWAGSQSHRLQKRLTEEFQKTRTVKPEASRKESSEVYLLATQYRRGKGEGL